AGGGGTTGTTTGTCCCccaaaatattatctttatatttttatatattatttgaattgtaaaggcccctcattataaataggagccggagataccatgaaaagaatgagaaaaataatcaaacaccaccattctgaaagaataatcagagtaCAGTCGTAAAGTAGGCATCGTTTTGGCCGAATCACGTGAAAATTCTTGTGTTGACTCACATCTGAGGTTTTTGTTCTATTCTTCTTAACACTTTTGACTTACTCACCGTAACCCAAAAACGAATCACGATCGGCTGAAATTGAACGCCGACagtattaatttaaattattctaataTATTAAGTATTCAAAAAATATCATCTTATTTTAGTGATAGTAAGAGtaaaagataatataaatagaatatgTTTGATTTAAGGTTGGGTATGATAAGGGATTTTGTCCACAGCACCTTATACCCATACCCCCTTTTATGGTAAGATTTAACCTTCATAAGATAGAGTTTGCCATTCCTATATGTTTTTTTCATCACATTTTTAGTATCAAATTGATGAAACAAACTCAaccttaggaaaaaaaaaaaagtcaaggATATAGGCAATTTTGCTTGTAAAAGTAGGACTCGCACTTTTTAAGACCtaattttatttagttaaaCGTTTTacattaactttatttttaacatgaactgatatgataaaaaaagtataataatttagaaataatagtattttatttttttttataaattatagtatatttaaaaattcctcATATGTTGATAAGATGATCAACTTAACAATACTAATTGAATTGCTTGAATCCGttgaataattcatttattCTCAAGTTTGGGTTAAGATTTAAGACTCTACTCTCTCTAATTATGCTCAACTCGTTTGATTGTCtatactattattatataaGGAAATATGGCATTTTTTATGTTATGACATAATGTTAATCaagtgaaattttaaaaaatattttatatttttatttaaaaagaaaaataaatttaacaatcaATATTTGATCATATGAgagtataaaatatttaattttattactttacttactttacccttttttttttaattttgacttaaaaaatataaaaattagacCATAACTATCCATTCacacttaataaatttttatttaaaatatttaattttttatttttttacttataggTATATAGGAGCCTCCTGAGTTGATTCACAAATCCAGTTCCGAGTTCCGATCCGGATTTGAGATTCGGGACCCACCATTTCGCCCGTAAGTTTGAACCCTGACGCTCGCCGTCTGGCAGCGTAGCCATTCTTCGACAAATCCATCCAAATTCCTTTTTCTTGCTCTTCAATCTCTCCTCCACTCTGCACCGCGATCCCTCCGTTCCTTCCTCTTTCCACGGACTAGTGTTCAAGACCCTAGTCCCAATCCAAAATCTCATTCACTGTCTTCCATTATTGCGGAACCTTCAGTTTTCCGCCAATTCTGTCCCGCAATTCTCCGGTGAGATCTCCGACCGAATATGCCTGTGGATCATCATCAATCGCCGCGGGGCTGTGCCGATTGAATCTTTGTAAGTTTGACACATCGCTTTCCGTACTCGTTTATTGAATGCTTAACAAGATTTGTTCTTTGAATGGAATTTACTTCTTCTCGCTGCTCTGTTTGCTCGAATTTACCTGATTCTGTCGCGTGTGTTGCGGATCAGGTTTAGCTTTCGTTGGCTGCATGTGATCACTATTTTGCGTGCTCCACTGTTGTCAGTTACATAATTGTTAACGGGAAGTAGTAGGTTTACGCGGACTATCAGTGGCTCTATTACTGAATTTCTGTTGATTTGTATTACGTTGAGACTAGTTTAAATATGGAAAGCATTGAAGCTTGGTTCTTTTAGTTATAGTGTTATGCGTCTCATTGGATTGCTGACAAAATCTGTCAGAAGGGCTGAATCAGGACTGTCAAATTGGCTAGCACATTAGCTGGGTCGAATTTAAGTTTCCTCCTCCCATTTGTATGCACAAACTACTTAGTATTGAGAGGAGAATGTCAGGAAATGTTTATATGTAACAACATTAACGTGCTCTTCTTCTGTCTttgcttgtttagttttttcctaatcaatgttttgaatttttatatatatacttatatatgtatatatattttcttggtGATCCTTTCACTGCCAAAACCTTTTGAATTAGCTGGCCGTTAGTTGCACAATTCCATTGATTAAGATCTGAAAGCTGCATGAAATTTATATCATGACAAATAAACTTTATATCAGTTTCAGGGTGTGAACCGTGAAGAGAGGCTCATATGCTGTTTGTGTTCTCCCATCAAGGAAATCAAATATGGCACTGAAATCTTTTCCATATAACATAATAGGTGCAAATATAGCTAAGGATTTATGCCATGTGAGGCAAGATGCCTGGTGCACTTTGTCAAGCATTTTAAATAGAGCTAAGGCTACCATTTGATTAtcttagaaattttatattaagattaaaaagaAGATTAGGAATGCTCAAGAAGTACAAACAGTAATAAACAACATTATGACTAATATTGGAGCCAAGTTTTGAAGGAAAACAGATAAAAGAGACCAATGGGAAACTTTTTACAATTATTGAACTACTCTGCAGATAAGGTCACATGTTCATGGATCCTACGCTTTCTTTCATCAGAATTATAGAATCTgaattccatatatatatatatatatatcttgaataGATCACCTGAAGTCACTAAAAATTGatgcagcgtgtagcgcgtgtgtgaaaaaaaaaacactaaaataaactcttgaaaaaacaaacttcaatggtcgaagcttggcttttaagaagacgcaaaaacaagactgttttgctaagaaaacccaaataagttgctgaaatttaattgagaaaaacttgattacaaactctagatcctaagcatatttatagtatttggctaatccaaatccatctaatatttgtaaacaaaatccaactaaaatccttataaaaataaaatcctaatccaacatgaagtagaatcttaaatcaagtagaaacatgaaattgaatcctaaatcaagtagaattctaaaacttaagaagtattaaaataacatgaagtagaatcctaaatcaagtagaattctaaacttaagaagtattaaaatattgttccggcttGATCGGGTCGGCTTCGGGCcaggtcttgattggtgaccacaTCAAAAATCATAAATGATTTTGGAAGTATGCATTCTAAGATTCTTCTACATTGGCCTTCTGGTACAATACAatgaattagaaaataataaggTTATGTACTTGGCTTTGCATGATCATGACTGTAGCACCATGAGTTTCCATAGTGCCAGAACTggatcatttatatatattttggtgcAAAAGTGATGCCTGACATGTTAACTTGTTGAGGGGGGAAAAGGATATTAGTGATGCTCTTGCTAGGGATTTTGAGAACTGTGTTGCTTCTCTGTCATAATTGTATTTTCATTTGAGGCTGACTTTCTGAATTCTACCGTCGGAAAtctttaaaatttctaaatttgggaattttctttctttctcaccaAATACGTCTCAAATTGGTAACCTAAATTCCTGGGAGATGATAGCTTTTGCACCATGTTCTGGTTATCACATATTCTTGTTCATCAGCAAGCCTGTTGCATGTCTCAGTCAACTATGTAACCCAATGGTTTCCTGTagtaatgtgtttttatttatgcTATTAGTTTTATCTGTAAATATTTCCCCCTTCTTGCAGCAAATACTTCGTGAATTACTTCGCTGTGTTTTGACTTTTGAATGTctttcaattcttcttctttaattatGACATGTTATGCATTGCATGTCCATTCAGGATTGTACATGGAAGCATAGGATTGGAGAAGATCAAGTGTGAGATATGAACCCCATGGGGACAGTAAATCCAGGCAGTGGCAACATCCATCAAAGGCCTCCTGCTCCAtcccttgcttcttcttctcagaGTTCAACACCTTTTCTGTCATCTGGCCCTATGGTTGGATCAGAGGCTTCTGCTTTTAGACCCTTGGCACCAAATGCTCCCCAGACTAAAAGGTCTTCCTCATCATCTGTTTCAGTGTTCGAATCAGAGGTATCTGGTTTTAAACCTACACAAACAGGTGTATCTAATGATCCATCTATGCTGACTCTGCCATCATCATATCCCCCACCACCTGCAGGACCTTTCCAGCATTTTCCCTCACCACAATTTTCTTCCACAGCTCAACTATCTTTCCAGGGCCTTTCTGCTCCTGGGCAGCCAGTTTATTCCTCACCAGTTAGACCTCCTGCAGGTCAAGTTCCATCTCCGCCAGTTTCTCTTTATCAACAGCCCCAGATACGATCCGTGCCAATGGGTTCGATCCCTCAAACCATAAGCAATGTGCCACCAGGCATGAATTTTCCGCCATCATCTTTAGATTCCTCATTTCCCACCCCAAGGCCAAACTTGCAGCCTGCTTTTCCTAGTTATCCTAGTAATCCATACAATGCAGTTACACAACCTTCACCTGTACAGTCTTCACACTTTGTTTCCCGCCAAGGAGATTATGGTCCACCTCCAACAGGAACTTCTTCCCCTTTTCTTGCTCATCAAGGAGGTTATGTTCCCCCTCCTCCAGTTGCTGCTCCACCAGGTGTCTATTCCAGGGAACAAATGCAACACCAAGGCTCTGGACCTCCAATTGGAGCTGCGCCGGGCCTAATAGAAGACTTCAGCTCTCTCTATCTTGCTTCTGTTCCTGGATCAATTGATCCACAAATTGATTTTAAAGCATTGCCAAGGCCATTGGATGATGATCTTGAGATAAAGAATTTAGCTGATGTGTATCCATTGAATTGTGATTCTAGATATCTACGTTTTACAACTAGTGGCATTCCAAATTCTCAGTCTTTGGCTTCAAGATGGCATTTGCCCCTTGGAGCAATTGTTTGTCCCCTAGCTGAAACTCCTGATGGGGTGCGTATGTTTCTGTACTCATCAATGTTGGACTTGGTTGGTGTTGGATATGACTTtctaatattatgttttttattttttctttatctgaATTGTCTTTTATTCAGAATGAGGTGCCGGTAGTTAACTTTGCCCCAACTGGCATTATTCGATGTAGAAAATGTCGGGCTTATGTGAATCCTTATGTGACATTCATGGATGGTGGAAGAAAGTGGCGATGCAACATCTGTGCCTTTCTTAATGACGGTAACTTTTCCAACTACATGTAGAAGAAATATAGTGTGTTATTTTGAAGTTTTAGGGTTTTATTGGAGCACAATAGAATTAGTGCATTGCCATTGATAACGTACCATCACATGGGTTTGATTGCATGAGTTGTATGCAGGTATGTTTCTAACATGTTGATTCATCTGTTTGAAGTCCTAGGATATTCAATGTGGATGAATATTTCCACTTCGAATATTCTATTTGTACTGCCATTGGTAGGATATTTTACAaatatcactattttttttgtttgttttgtttttgttttgataaagtAGCATATGTCAActtatcaaaaaagaaaagaaagaaaaagtaatCATCCAATTATTGGACGTTCTTTTTGCATTTCCAATTTAGACATGCAGACATCCTACACAGTTAAAGTAGTGTCATGTATCCATCACACATCTAGAAGAGTTCATGTATCACAAATTCACAAGATTTCTATAATAATTTAGCCAGTTGCAAAGGGTTTTGGTCTTTCATACATGGCATTTGCAGTAGCTTGGTGCGTCATTAATCAGCTATGCTTTAACCACAGTGAATGATATAACCTCCTCCTtccccttattttcttcttctagtgTTTTTATGTGGACATGTCCATGTTTTGTATTTGGGCTaatgtgtgattttattttgtGAGGGGTTTTCGTTAGGTATGAAGTTGTTATGACTTGCCCTCTTATTTTGGATGTAGAGGATCCCAATGTAATGCCAGACCATGCCTGTTGTAtggtgtttttttgttttattttatttttactggTTGGGGGTATTCAAATGATGCTTATTAACTGTGctagattttatttatttattttttttgttttttgaaagCACAAGTGCCAACCTATTTCCATCTCATGTCCAGTTCCGGGTGATTATTTTGCCCATTTGGATGCCAGTGGTAGAAGAGTTGATTGGAATGAACGGCCAGAACTTAAAAAGGGTAGTGTGGAATTCACAGCTCCATCTGAATATATGGTGCGGCCTCCAATGCCTCCACTATACTTTTTCCTGATTGACGTATCAGTATTAGCTGTTAGAAGTGGAATGCTTGAGGTATGCTCTTTTATCTAACAAGGTTGGACCTCTAGTAAcatatctttcatttttccATGCCTAGGGCATGCATTactgatatattttatttgtgcCACATTGCAACCTTGAATTTAAGATTTGCTCAACACTCAAGTCTTTTAAACAACCTTTCTGTATAATTTCATTTGCTTGTCTATTTTTCCTGTTGCATTATTTATTtgcttatcttatttttttttctttgcacgcgttgagaggggggggggggggggttgccgCTGGGAACTAAtttaaattgtttatttttattttaaattagcTATACAGACAGTCTCAGAGATCAATACAGGAAGCAGCACTTGTTTGCGTGTGTAAATTTGTTTTGTTGAGGTGGTTTATGACTATGAAGAAAGAATCACATATTTGTGAGTTTCTTTTTAGGAGATGCTTCTTAAGATAGAATTTTGTTAGGCTGTAAAACTGATGGCGTTTAGTAACAATGTAAAACTGGGGCctgcattttctttcttgaatcAGAGTTTAGTTTCATGTTCCTTTCAGCATTATCTAGCAGGCTGTcttggccttttttttttggtgcggCGGAAGAAGATTTGCATGCCCTCGTGGATATATAAAGTTATTTCACAGGATGTGTAGGATTTTTGGTATACTATGGGTATGCATGGTTGCACTACCTCTTTGTAACCTTCTCAATATGCTTTAGTTGTCATCAATATCATCTTAATCTTCTCTTTTGCAGGTTGTGGCACAAACTATTAAGTCTTGCTTGGACAGATTGCCTGGTTTCCCTAGAACACAAATTGGGTTCATAACTTTTGACAGCACCATACATTTTTATAACATGAAGGCAAGCAAAGCAACTTTGTTGTAACTTTTTCTATCAAGCAAAAGTTTTCTTGTCTGCACTGTGTCTTCATCTTAATGATTTTTGTGTTCCTATTGTGCCAGTCATCTTTGACGCAGCCTCAGATGTTGGTGATCTCAGACCTGGATGATATATTTGTTCCCTTACCTGATGATCTCCTAGTCAACTTGTCAGAATCAAGGGGAGTGGTGGATGCTTTTCTAGATAGCTTATCCTTCATGTTTCAGGAAAATGTGAATGTGGAATCTGCTTTTGGTCCGGCTCTTAAAGCTGCATATATGGTTATGGTATGCTCTGCTCTTTTTGTCTGCACTGTGCCATTTTGAACTGTTAATCATAGCCTGTGATTGAGCTACTTCTCACTTTCTATGATAGTCTTCATTATTTTAATGGATTGAATTTACTTCTTTATGACTTTCAATAAGCTGGCTGGTATACTGACATGGCTTTAACATATTCCTTTTCTCACCCCCCCTCCCGTACAGGCCAAACTTGGTGGTAAATTGTTAATATTCCAGAATACACTCCCTTCCCTTGGTGTTGGCCGCCTAAGGATGCGTGGAGATGATCCTCTTGTTTACGGAACAGAAAAAGAACATGCATTAAGAATACCTGAAGATCCATTTTACAAACAGATGGCTGCTGATTGCACGAAGTGCCAGATAGCAGTGAATGTGTATGCATTCAGTGATAAGTACACTGATATAGCCTCCCTTGGTAGGTGTAGGTTTTAGATAATTGCTCATTCACTTCAAGTGGACAGTACTTAAGTCTTAAATGGAATTTTGGTGTCATTTCTTTCTGAGacatttttcctatttcttatttttggaaCACATGAATAATGTGTTGTTTTTCTTCCCAAGAGAGTCTGAAGCTTGAATGGGATTTCTTTCACCGTGACATCCACAAATAAGTGAGAAAACCTGTTTGCATTTTAACTACCTTGCTTCtaaaacttttttctttttttttttaagtaacttttttcttttgacagtaaaaaacagaaaagtgcttcacatttttgttttgtgtttccAAAGTTTTGAGAAAAGAAACTCGAGAACATAAGATAAAACACAGAAGGGACAGGCCCTCAATGATCATTTAATGATCTTTGAGAACTTGCTTTGTCTTGTTAAGTAATTCTGTTTTTACTAATGATTCTAGAACTGGCTTATCTGTTTTATCACTGTCGATTATGGAATCTAGAGCTTTATACACTGCATATTACTTTCTTAAGAGGTCGGTATTAAAAGAATGCAGGTTCAGTTAATCACAAGCaccttataattttttctccTGTCTAGTGGGAAATTATAGTCCTGATGTCCTATCTGTTTATCTTTCTCACGTACTCCGCAATTATCTGATCCAAAACTTATATTGTTGAAGTGTCCTCCTATGGTTTCATCTTTTTCTGGGTTCTAACTCCTGTTTTCTAGTGTTACACTGTTACTTGCTGCATTACGTACTTATACTGGGATTTGCTAACAAAGGATGTAAATACTACTCTTACTCTTTTGGTCAGAATCTAAATTCTGAAAAGTTATGATGTTATATAATGTGCTTTTAAtgcaatgatttttttttttctgcctACTTGTTGTGTACAACTTTTCCTTTGATTAGTTGAATAATTTAAGAGCTTTCAAGGATACGTGAGATGAGGAAAGAGTGAAAACTTTTAGCAGTAAAGGTTAGTGCATTACTTTATATAGGAGACTCTTCAAGGGTTTTTGATGTAAAAAATCAAGGACTCTAGCTTAAGGTGGCAGGGATTTGGTGGTTATAGTGTTTTACCTTTCCCATCTATTGTAGACTACATTATATTGTTGGCACAAATGTGGTTGGATGCTTAGGCATTGGACCCTTCAACTCTTAATATTGGGATTTTAGGATGTATACAAAAGTTggatattgataaataaagatgcaatgAAAATTCAATGTGCAATGTATATTGTATAATATGTTAgcataatattttgttattatttaggACATGCTTGAAGTTAAATggaatttagagagaaaaagagatttcTATTTCCCATCTATGTGAGCTTAGAAATTTTGTGATATCAAATATGAGCTGCTTCCTCAAGCATCAGTAAAATTAGAGGATCCATGTGTAGTTTTATTAAGTCCATGCCTTTATTCTTGTCACATCTGATGGAAGGGTACACAAGGGGGGATTAGAAGTGCTCATGAAACACTGCTTGGTGTACCCTGTGAACATTTCAATTATAGTGTCTCATACAGATAATCTCCTGGGCTTCTAAAGTTTACATAATTTCGTGTTCTAGATTTTTAGGTTTAGATAATTTGATACAAAAGGATATAATCAATGATTGGTTGCTAGCTTTAGAGGTGGAAGCATCATTTGATGGTAGTAAAGACTTCTTTTTGAACTTATGTTTTGTTATGGATTGATTGGCCTTTTGGGGTAAAGGAGATTTTAGGGTTATAAATATGCCATTGTATTAAAAGATAGGTACGTTAAGTCGAATTTAGGTTTGCTTTGGTTGATAAGAACCTGTTACCATATCTGAAAATGGTAATTTcctgcttctttttttttccccttttttactttttatcttCCAGGGTAGGATTGGCTTGGTGAAAGAGGAGAGCATTCTTGTAAAATAGAGATTAAGAAGTTCTGTTTGTCAAGTTTTAAAGGGAAAAAACttggaaagaaatgaaagaagtaGAAGCATCAAAGGCATGAATGATATTTCAATTTCTATAGGAAGCAGAAGCACACTTGGCTTATTTTCTTAGTTGAAGCTTTGGGAAATTTTGAATTGATGACTTGTCAGATTGTAGTCATCCCCTAACTAGGATTATGCTTCTAGAGGTAGGAAGTAAAGGCTatgaatttcaaaatctatCTAAGCTAACTAAAAGTTCATTATTCAACAACATAACATGATCCAAGCTGTAATCTACAGGCAATACTACAGTCTACCTGCAGCAATTTGGCTAAAAAACTATCTTTTGCCTCTAAACCAAGAGCTGCCTATCTCTACTAGAACCTGCTGTCTTGAAGTGACCTAGCTTTTTTGATTTTGGTATTTCAAGAGCTTCTTAGTCCTTGGATTTCCCACCCTTTACTTATGTTCATAATTTTAACACCAACTTCTGTTTTCCTACACAGGAACTTTGGCCAAATATACTGGTGGTCAAGTATATTTCTATCCAAGCTTCCATGCAGCCATTCACAAAGAGAAGTTGAGACATGAGTTGGCCAGAGATCTTACAAGAGGAACAGCCTGGGAAGCTGTCATGCGCATAAGATGTTCAAAAGGTTTGTCATCCTGCTAGTTTAATATATTCAAGCCAAtgcatttgttgcttcatttcaaatttcaattgaaGTTTCTACTTTACAATATGGTATGTgaagctaatttttaattttcttgtacTGTTAGGTGTGAGATTCACCTCTTATCATGGGAATTTTATGTTGCGGTCCACCGATTTATTAGCACTTCCAGCTGTAGACTGTGATAAAGCCTACGCAATGCAGTTGAGTCTTGAAGAAACATTATTGACTACGCAGACCGTGTATTTCCAAGTTGCTTTGTTGTATCCTTTACATCATGTAAAAGAAAAGCAAGCACATGCCTATTGCCAGACGCTCACATTATGCAGCAAAGCTTTTTCTAGGAAAGTTGTCTATTATGGAGACTTATTGATTTTGAATATACCTTTTCTTGCCTTCacaatgccaaaaaaaaaaaaaaaaaaagcttggtgttgtgtatatatatatatatatattttcttatgtCAAGATTCCTTTTGCTCTTCTTATTGATGCAGGGGTATATCTTTCTGCCCCTTTGGTTCTTCTTACTTGAAGTTCCTCTCTTATCAAGGGGACAAAAAAGAGCGGATTAAAATGTTTTCTATGAAGAAATATGCCCTGGCATGCTATAAGGCCCATGAAATAAATTCCTTTCTTGGAATTGAGCACGATGTCGTTTCTACTTTGACCAGTCATTTCAGTAAATGATTATTTTAAGTCTTCaatttatgtgtttgatttcttttttcatatAACTTTTCCTCGTTAGTTCGCTTTTGAAGATTGTGAAAATTTCAGTGAATCT
The Diospyros lotus cultivar Yz01 chromosome 12, ASM1463336v1, whole genome shotgun sequence DNA segment above includes these coding regions:
- the LOC127786484 gene encoding protein transport protein Sec24-like At3g07100 — its product is MNPMGTVNPGSGNIHQRPPAPSLASSSQSSTPFLSSGPMVGSEASAFRPLAPNAPQTKRSSSSSVSVFESEVSGFKPTQTGVSNDPSMLTLPSSYPPPPAGPFQHFPSPQFSSTAQLSFQGLSAPGQPVYSSPVRPPAGQVPSPPVSLYQQPQIRSVPMGSIPQTISNVPPGMNFPPSSLDSSFPTPRPNLQPAFPSYPSNPYNAVTQPSPVQSSHFVSRQGDYGPPPTGTSSPFLAHQGGYVPPPPVAAPPGVYSREQMQHQGSGPPIGAAPGLIEDFSSLYLASVPGSIDPQIDFKALPRPLDDDLEIKNLADVYPLNCDSRYLRFTTSGIPNSQSLASRWHLPLGAIVCPLAETPDGNEVPVVNFAPTGIIRCRKCRAYVNPYVTFMDGGRKWRCNICAFLNDVPGDYFAHLDASGRRVDWNERPELKKGSVEFTAPSEYMVRPPMPPLYFFLIDVSVLAVRSGMLEVVAQTIKSCLDRLPGFPRTQIGFITFDSTIHFYNMKSSLTQPQMLVISDLDDIFVPLPDDLLVNLSESRGVVDAFLDSLSFMFQENVNVESAFGPALKAAYMVMAKLGGKLLIFQNTLPSLGVGRLRMRGDDPLVYGTEKEHALRIPEDPFYKQMAADCTKCQIAVNVYAFSDKYTDIASLGTLAKYTGGQVYFYPSFHAAIHKEKLRHELARDLTRGTAWEAVMRIRCSKGVRFTSYHGNFMLRSTDLLALPAVDCDKAYAMQLSLEETLLTTQTVYFQVALLCTSSSGERRIRVHTAAVPVVADLGEMYRQADNGAIVSLLCRLAIEKTLNYKLEEARNLVQQRIVKALREYRNLYAVQHRVVGQMIYPESLKFLPLYGLALCKSMPLRGGYADVQLDERCAAGHTMMAIPVKRLLKLLYPHLVRVDGFLIKANSKADQFNISRLPLTAESLDSKGLYIYDDGFRFIIWFGRMLSPDIVMNLLGEDCAADFSRVVLSKHDSEMSRKLMAILTKLRESDTSYYQQWHLVRQDEQPREGILFLTNLVEDTVGNMNGYMDWILQIHRQVQQNA